One Micrococcales bacterium DNA window includes the following coding sequences:
- a CDS encoding ATP-binding cassette domain-containing protein gives MSEAILSARGMVKTYGPVVALDGVDLDLFPGEVLAIIGDNGAGKSTLIKCITGAESADVGTIKLDGSIVHLRRPQDARDMGIETVYQTLPLAPGLDIATNLFLSREVRRKGPLGSVFRLLDHKEMRRLAEQKVKALGIRTIQDITQLIETLSGGQRQAVAIARAVAFGSRVVVLDEPTAALGVRETAQVLEVIKQLRDSGLGIILISHNMPNVFDVADRIQILRLGQLAGIIRPTTHTSADAVAIMTGAVSLSGGIAQDTLERTDEDPA, from the coding sequence ATGAGCGAGGCAATTCTCAGCGCTAGGGGTATGGTCAAAACCTATGGGCCGGTTGTTGCTCTTGACGGCGTTGACCTGGATCTCTTCCCAGGTGAAGTGCTGGCCATCATCGGCGACAACGGGGCTGGCAAGTCGACTCTTATCAAGTGCATCACGGGCGCGGAAAGCGCCGATGTCGGCACCATCAAGTTAGACGGAAGCATCGTCCACCTACGGCGGCCGCAAGACGCCCGAGACATGGGCATTGAGACTGTCTACCAGACGCTTCCTCTGGCGCCTGGGTTGGACATCGCGACGAACCTGTTTTTGAGCCGGGAGGTAAGGCGCAAAGGTCCGTTGGGTTCGGTATTCCGTCTACTCGACCACAAGGAAATGCGCCGGTTGGCCGAGCAGAAGGTCAAGGCACTAGGCATACGGACAATCCAAGACATTACCCAGCTGATCGAAACGCTTTCGGGGGGCCAGCGCCAGGCAGTAGCCATCGCCCGGGCGGTGGCCTTTGGCAGCCGAGTCGTGGTTCTGGACGAACCGACTGCAGCACTCGGTGTCCGCGAGACCGCGCAGGTGCTTGAGGTCATCAAACAACTGCGGGATTCAGGTCTGGGCATCATTCTGATCAGCCACAACATGCCCAATGTGTTTGATGTTGCCGACCGCATCCAGATCCTGCGACTTGGACAGTTGGCCGGAATCATCCGGCCCACAACGCATACATCAGCTGACGCGGTCGCCATCATGACCGGAGCCGTCTCGCTTTCGGGCGGAATAGCCCAAGACACCCTAGAGAGAACTGATGAAGATCCTGCTTGA
- a CDS encoding ABC transporter permease, with translation MAEPELAELTAAEVYRQRPLTLMQRLRRLLHRYPQISPLAVLVITTVVFGLVSDRFLLPSNLSLILQQVAVIGALAVGQTLVILTAGIDLSVGALMVFVSMAMGALAGEAGLPSPVAFLGGALVGIAAGLANGALVAYIRLPPFITTLGTLSVFTALALLMSHGRSIQGENLGSFLTWTSNAFAIGPFQFTTGVALMLSMYLVMAFVLNNTAWGRRVYAVGSDETAARLTGVRTKRVLLSVYVVAGFLVVLSAWILIGRNNAATTSTAVDVNLDSITAVVIGGTSLFGGRGRLSGTLLGAVTVGVFRNGLSLARLDVLYQTLAVGLLILGAVALDQWIRGDSRESR, from the coding sequence ATGGCTGAGCCGGAGTTGGCGGAACTAACCGCGGCCGAGGTGTATCGGCAGCGTCCGCTGACTCTGATGCAGCGACTGCGACGGCTGCTTCATCGTTACCCGCAAATCAGTCCGCTAGCGGTGTTGGTCATCACGACGGTGGTGTTTGGTCTGGTCAGCGACAGGTTCTTGTTGCCAAGCAACCTTTCGCTGATCCTGCAGCAGGTCGCCGTAATAGGCGCCCTGGCGGTGGGCCAGACGCTTGTCATTCTCACAGCAGGTATCGACTTGTCGGTGGGGGCCCTAATGGTGTTTGTATCGATGGCGATGGGCGCGCTGGCCGGGGAGGCGGGGCTACCGAGCCCTGTGGCCTTTCTGGGCGGCGCGCTTGTCGGCATCGCCGCCGGGCTGGCCAACGGCGCCCTGGTCGCCTACATCAGGCTGCCACCGTTCATTACCACCCTCGGCACCCTCAGCGTGTTCACCGCGTTGGCCCTGCTGATGTCGCACGGCAGGTCGATCCAAGGCGAAAACCTTGGTTCCTTCTTGACCTGGACCTCAAACGCATTCGCCATTGGACCGTTCCAGTTCACCACCGGCGTGGCTTTGATGCTGTCGATGTACCTAGTCATGGCCTTTGTTCTCAACAACACCGCCTGGGGTCGACGTGTTTACGCCGTTGGCAGTGACGAAACCGCCGCCAGACTGACTGGCGTGCGAACCAAACGGGTGCTTCTAAGCGTTTACGTTGTGGCCGGTTTTCTGGTAGTGCTATCGGCCTGGATCCTGATCGGTCGAAACAACGCCGCCACCACTTCGACCGCTGTAGATGTCAACCTCGATTCCATCACGGCCGTGGTGATAGGCGGGACCAGTCTTTTCGGGGGCCGAGGCCGGCTCTCGGGGACATTGCTGGGAGCCGTGACGGTTGGCGTCTTTAGGAATGGCTTGTCATTGGCCCGGCTCGATGTGCTGTACCAGACGCTGGCGGTGGGCCTACTGATTCTCGGAGCGGTGGCATTGGACCAATGGATCCGAGGCGACAGCAGGGAGTCGAGATGA
- a CDS encoding substrate-binding domain-containing protein produces the protein MTLPTKTSSKQMATLGLVAALALGLAACSGDGGTDASAPAGDKGETIQITLITKDPNDPFWVAMMDGAKAKAEELGAEITLASGRDQTDADGQIRAIEDAITRGDTGILIANNGPAVNDAISKAQDAGLIVMAVDTPTTPPDLVSATFASDNRLAGKLIGQWTAAKLDGEKATIALLDLFADKVVGIDYERDQGFVEGMGIDVKDPNKNADEDQTGTYSGGDYEIVCNEATDGAEDGGRTAMEKCLSLNPNINVVYTPNEPAALGAYQALKAAGNTSAIVVSINGSCDGIKGVADGIFGADAQQYPSKMGSMGVEAVVNFAKTGEKPVTPAGADFINTGITLVTDQPQPGVESISVAEGLASCY, from the coding sequence ATGACTCTGCCTACAAAGACAAGCTCTAAGCAAATGGCGACGCTCGGTCTAGTAGCGGCGTTGGCACTGGGCCTGGCCGCGTGTTCCGGTGATGGAGGCACAGACGCCTCTGCCCCCGCCGGTGACAAGGGCGAGACAATTCAGATCACACTAATCACGAAAGACCCAAATGACCCATTCTGGGTTGCCATGATGGACGGCGCCAAAGCCAAAGCCGAAGAGCTGGGTGCAGAAATCACCCTTGCCTCCGGTCGTGACCAGACTGACGCCGACGGTCAAATCCGGGCAATCGAAGATGCCATCACCCGCGGAGACACCGGCATTCTTATTGCCAACAACGGCCCGGCCGTCAACGATGCCATCTCCAAGGCCCAAGACGCCGGATTGATTGTGATGGCGGTTGATACTCCGACCACACCGCCGGACCTGGTCTCGGCAACCTTTGCCTCCGACAACCGACTGGCGGGCAAGCTGATTGGCCAATGGACTGCCGCCAAACTCGACGGCGAGAAGGCCACCATCGCCTTGCTGGACCTCTTTGCAGACAAGGTCGTTGGCATCGACTACGAGCGCGATCAAGGCTTTGTTGAAGGGATGGGCATTGACGTCAAGGATCCCAACAAGAACGCCGACGAGGACCAGACAGGCACCTACTCTGGCGGGGACTACGAGATTGTCTGCAATGAAGCGACCGATGGCGCCGAAGATGGCGGTCGCACAGCAATGGAAAAGTGCCTCTCTTTGAACCCGAACATCAATGTTGTCTACACGCCGAATGAACCTGCAGCGCTTGGCGCCTACCAGGCGCTGAAGGCAGCAGGCAACACCTCGGCCATCGTGGTCTCAATCAATGGGTCATGTGACGGCATCAAGGGTGTGGCGGATGGAATCTTTGGCGCCGACGCGCAGCAGTACCCAAGCAAAATGGGTTCAATGGGCGTTGAAGCCGTGGTCAACTTCGCCAAAACGGGCGAAAAACCTGTGACTCCGGCCGGAGCCGATTTCATTAACACTGGCATCACGCTGGTTACCGACCAGCCGCAGCCTGGCGTCGAATCAATTTCCGTTGCTGAAGGTCTAGCATCCTGCTACTGA
- a CDS encoding ROK family transcriptional regulator, with the protein MDRPTPQVGSSPATWLRTTPGELLDIIRHEDRPITKLELAKRTGLSRSAVTQRVSSLLNAGLVIPTRHLAEDTGGRPAERYAVNPNWGVSLIADTGATGMRTAVCDLSGHLLNEHFDWIDITQGPDAILGAISKRFSSHLVSRRLSPGHVRGIGISVPGPVDARTGRVVSPPIMTGWHDYDIPGFFSAQFDCPVTVEKDTNAMVYGAFRSSTAAEQNMVFVKVGTGIGAGLMLSGRLYRGADGAAGDVGHTRLDSAGEVAPACRCNNLGCVEAYAGGWAILRDLQAAGVEVYTIDELVKAVHEGNAEARAMVLESASIIGTAVAHLVNMANPRAVVLGGQLVGLGDLVLATVREQVYRLSLPLATRNLTITTCELPNPGVLGLAALVSDLVLGPDNVDRLLADRRG; encoded by the coding sequence GTGGATAGGCCAACACCCCAGGTGGGGTCATCACCCGCCACCTGGCTGAGAACAACCCCAGGCGAGCTCCTCGACATCATTCGGCACGAAGACCGGCCCATCACCAAGCTTGAACTGGCCAAGCGGACAGGGCTTTCTCGCAGCGCAGTGACCCAACGTGTTTCTTCGCTGCTCAACGCGGGATTGGTGATACCAACCAGACACCTCGCTGAAGACACCGGCGGGCGACCGGCCGAACGCTACGCCGTAAATCCGAATTGGGGCGTCTCCCTTATTGCCGACACAGGCGCCACGGGCATGCGCACCGCCGTCTGCGACTTGTCGGGGCACCTGCTCAATGAACACTTCGACTGGATTGACATCACCCAAGGACCGGATGCCATTCTCGGAGCCATTTCGAAGCGCTTCAGTTCGCATCTGGTCAGCCGAAGGCTTTCTCCCGGTCACGTTAGAGGCATAGGCATCAGCGTCCCAGGCCCGGTCGATGCCCGAACCGGCCGAGTTGTCAGTCCACCGATTATGACCGGATGGCATGACTACGACATTCCAGGCTTTTTTTCCGCCCAATTTGACTGCCCGGTCACAGTCGAAAAGGACACCAACGCAATGGTCTACGGGGCTTTTCGATCGTCAACTGCCGCGGAACAGAACATGGTCTTCGTCAAGGTCGGCACCGGGATTGGCGCCGGGCTGATGCTCTCAGGTCGGCTCTATCGCGGAGCCGATGGCGCCGCTGGTGACGTCGGTCATACCCGCCTTGACTCAGCCGGCGAGGTAGCGCCGGCATGCCGCTGCAACAACCTCGGCTGCGTCGAAGCCTACGCCGGAGGCTGGGCCATACTACGCGACCTGCAGGCGGCTGGGGTTGAGGTCTACACCATCGATGAATTGGTCAAAGCCGTCCATGAGGGCAACGCTGAAGCCCGAGCCATGGTCCTAGAATCCGCCAGCATCATCGGCACGGCAGTCGCGCACCTGGTCAACATGGCTAACCCAAGGGCCGTTGTTCTTGGTGGGCAACTGGTTGGCCTGGGCGATCTTGTCCTCGCGACGGTCCGCGAGCAGGTCTACAGGCTTTCGTTGCCCTTGGCGACTCGTAACCTCACGATCACAACCTGCGAACTACCTAACCCCGGGGTACTGGGCCTGGCGGCCCTGGTCTCGGACCTCGTGCTTGGGCCAGATAACGTCGACCGCCTTTTGGCTGACCGGCGTGGCTGA
- a CDS encoding SDR family oxidoreductase yields the protein MAGRLQGKAVLITGSATGIGAAVAKRMAKEGAQLMLGYHNTPNDGLVAEIRASGGVADRVRIDATNEEDCRAGVAATLEEYGRLDVAFNNHGVLPRGGLLHECPTEEFDWTIAANLKGVFLMMKHEVPAMLASGGGSIINTASLVGITADPMTTPYVAAKHGVVGLTKGAALDYAQQGIRVNAIAPGLTETAMARPIMNEAGFSEAIKTRNPMGRISQPDEQVGMVIYLASNESTFTTGQTFLVDGGQAAH from the coding sequence ATGGCAGGGAGACTACAAGGCAAGGCTGTTTTGATCACGGGCTCGGCCACAGGCATCGGGGCTGCCGTTGCTAAGAGGATGGCCAAGGAAGGCGCCCAGCTCATGCTGGGGTACCACAACACGCCCAATGACGGGCTGGTGGCCGAGATTAGAGCCAGCGGCGGGGTTGCCGATCGGGTTCGGATCGACGCCACAAACGAGGAAGACTGCCGGGCCGGAGTGGCTGCGACCCTCGAAGAATACGGTCGGTTGGACGTGGCTTTCAACAACCACGGTGTCTTGCCCCGGGGCGGTTTGCTACATGAATGTCCTACTGAGGAGTTCGACTGGACCATCGCCGCTAATCTCAAAGGCGTGTTCTTGATGATGAAACACGAGGTACCGGCGATGCTGGCGTCCGGCGGCGGTTCGATCATCAACACCGCCTCGTTGGTTGGCATCACGGCCGATCCAATGACTACGCCGTATGTGGCTGCGAAACATGGCGTGGTTGGCCTGACCAAGGGCGCCGCCCTGGACTACGCCCAACAGGGCATTAGGGTGAACGCCATCGCGCCAGGCTTGACCGAAACGGCCATGGCCAGACCCATCATGAATGAAGCCGGCTTCAGCGAGGCCATCAAGACCAGGAACCCGATGGGTCGGATTTCTCAGCCGGATGAGCAGGTTGGAATGGTCATCTACCTGGCCTCAAACGAATCGACCTTTACCACCGGCCAGACCTTTCTAGTCGACGGTGGGCAAGCGGCCCACTAG